A window of Ruminococcus champanellensis 18P13 = JCM 17042 contains these coding sequences:
- the nusB gene encoding transcription antitermination factor NusB, producing the protein MSSMTRREVRDCAFKLIFEKLLRDDPIEELYAIADEVDEITVNDQVRELVEGTLDKTEELDRIISEYSSKRGLSRIAKINIAVLRIALYEILYDEKTPMNAAINEAVQLSQTYAQQEDVSFVNGVLGAYARAHSSEEG; encoded by the coding sequence ATGAGCAGTATGACCAGACGTGAAGTGCGTGACTGTGCATTCAAACTGATTTTTGAAAAGCTTTTGCGGGATGATCCCATTGAGGAACTGTATGCCATTGCAGACGAGGTGGATGAAATCACCGTAAACGATCAGGTGCGGGAGCTTGTGGAAGGCACCCTGGACAAAACTGAGGAGCTTGACCGGATTATTTCCGAATATAGCTCCAAACGAGGGCTGTCCCGGATCGCAAAGATCAACATTGCGGTGCTGCGCATTGCCCTGTATGAGATCCTGTATGATGAAAAGACACCGATGAATGCGGCAATCAATGAGGCAGTGCAGCTGTCTCAGACTTATGCCCAGCAGGAGGATGTGTCCTTTGTCAACGGTGTGCTTGGGGCATATGCCCGGGCGCACAGCAGCGAAGAAGGCTGA
- a CDS encoding peptidase M22 — protein sequence MARFLGIDTSNYTTSAALYDTEQCRIYQAKRLLPVKPGEAGLRQSDAVFHHTRQLPQIMDELFSQTPPMFDAIGVSARPRSGEESYMPCFLCGEGIGSILAGTHQVPLYRTSHQIGHILAALYSADAMHLLQAPFLAFHVSGGTTDCVLCTPDPAQRLRIEPVSTSLDLKAGQAVDRVGLMLGLQFPCGPTLEQLAMQCDPLPTHPRPVMKGLNCCLSGLQNQCQHLLDQGTPAPQIALYCLMAIAETVYAMTKAAFGVYGQLPVVYAGGVMSNQLIRREICRHGTAYFAAPAFSCDNAAGVAVYAALSAEEGKQP from the coding sequence GTGGCACGGTTCCTGGGCATCGATACCAGTAATTACACCACCTCTGCTGCCTTGTATGACACGGAGCAGTGCCGGATCTACCAGGCAAAGCGCCTGCTGCCGGTGAAACCCGGAGAAGCGGGACTGCGCCAGAGTGATGCAGTGTTTCATCATACCCGGCAGCTACCCCAGATCATGGACGAGCTGTTTTCCCAGACACCGCCCATGTTTGATGCCATTGGCGTATCCGCCCGGCCTCGCAGCGGGGAGGAGTCCTATATGCCCTGTTTTCTCTGCGGAGAAGGGATCGGTTCCATATTGGCTGGCACCCATCAGGTGCCCCTGTATCGAACCTCTCACCAGATCGGGCATATTCTGGCAGCATTGTATTCGGCGGATGCGATGCATCTGCTGCAAGCACCCTTTCTTGCCTTCCATGTCAGCGGCGGCACCACGGACTGCGTATTGTGTACGCCGGATCCGGCGCAGCGCCTTCGCATAGAACCGGTTTCCACCAGCCTGGATCTGAAAGCGGGACAAGCTGTGGATCGGGTGGGGCTGATGCTGGGTCTGCAGTTTCCCTGCGGACCGACTCTGGAGCAGTTGGCAATGCAGTGTGACCCCCTGCCCACGCATCCCCGTCCGGTGATGAAAGGGCTGAACTGCTGTCTGTCCGGTTTGCAGAATCAATGTCAGCATTTGCTGGATCAGGGAACACCTGCGCCCCAAATCGCTCTGTATTGTCTGATGGCAATTGCCGAAACCGTGTATGCCATGACAAAGGCCGCCTTTGGAGTATACGGACAGCTGCCGGTGGTGTATGCAGGCGGTGTTATGTCCAATCAGCTGATCCGCCGGGAGATCTGTCGGCATGGAACAGCATATTTTGCTGCGCCGGCATTTTCCTGTGACAATGCAGCAGGTGTTGCTGTGTATGCGGCTCTGTCAGCAGAAGAAGGGAAACAGCCATGA
- the xseA gene encoding exodeoxyribonuclease VII large subunit, with amino-acid sequence MIMFTVSELNRYIAFQLKGDARLQGILLRGEISNFTCYRKSGHCYFTLKDADSAVKAVMFASYASKLRFDPRDGMRVIAVGSVGVFERDGAYQVYVNDLQPDGVGANYIAFLQLKEKLSGLGYFDEAAKQSLSALPKKIGVITSPEGAALQDILHIIGRRCPIAEVVVYPAMVQGEQAPGTIAAAVQQASQSDCDVLILGRGGGSAEDLQAFNTEAVAKAIHDCPIPLISAVGHETDYTIADLTADMRAPTPSAAAELAVPTMEQLRNGVDALNHRLADGMEHRLSQAERSLQALRQRLAVCSVEGRLNLWQERLEQMQNRLNQSAANGIARREAQLMQQLARLDSLSPVKVLTRGYALVYHENKLITSVQQAAPGDELHIRLGDGEIQAVVQAPTGESYGI; translated from the coding sequence ATGATTATGTTTACGGTTTCGGAGCTGAACCGATATATTGCATTTCAGCTCAAAGGGGATGCCCGGCTGCAGGGAATCCTGCTTCGGGGAGAAATCTCCAATTTCACCTGCTACCGGAAATCCGGTCACTGTTATTTCACCTTAAAAGATGCAGATTCCGCAGTGAAAGCGGTGATGTTTGCCAGCTATGCGTCCAAGCTGCGCTTTGATCCCCGGGACGGCATGCGAGTGATCGCCGTCGGCTCCGTGGGGGTGTTTGAGCGGGATGGCGCTTATCAGGTTTATGTGAACGATTTGCAGCCGGATGGGGTTGGTGCCAACTACATTGCTTTTTTGCAGCTGAAGGAAAAGCTGTCCGGACTTGGATACTTTGATGAAGCGGCAAAGCAATCCCTTTCGGCGCTGCCGAAGAAAATCGGTGTCATCACCTCTCCGGAGGGTGCCGCATTGCAGGACATTTTGCATATTATCGGGCGGCGATGCCCCATTGCAGAGGTGGTGGTGTATCCTGCTATGGTGCAGGGAGAACAGGCACCCGGAACCATTGCTGCCGCAGTGCAGCAAGCATCCCAAAGCGATTGCGATGTACTGATCCTGGGCAGGGGCGGCGGCTCTGCGGAGGATTTACAAGCGTTCAATACGGAAGCTGTTGCAAAGGCAATTCACGATTGTCCCATTCCCCTCATCAGTGCAGTGGGGCATGAAACCGATTACACCATTGCGGATCTGACTGCGGATATGCGTGCGCCCACTCCCTCTGCTGCTGCCGAGCTTGCAGTGCCCACCATGGAGCAGCTGCGGAATGGGGTGGATGCTTTGAATCATCGGCTGGCAGACGGCATGGAGCATCGGCTCAGCCAGGCGGAACGCAGCCTACAGGCGCTCAGACAGCGGTTGGCGGTATGCTCCGTAGAGGGACGGCTGAATTTGTGGCAGGAACGGCTGGAACAGATGCAAAACCGGCTGAATCAAAGCGCCGCAAACGGCATCGCCCGCAGGGAGGCGCAGCTGATGCAGCAGCTTGCCCGACTGGATTCCTTGAGTCCGGTGAAGGTGCTTACCCGGGGCTATGCCCTGGTTTATCATGAAAACAAGCTGATTACCAGTGTGCAGCAGGCTGCACCCGGGGATGAGCTTCATATACGCCTGGGGGACGGAGAGATCCAAGCCGTCGTGCAGGCACCTACAGGAGAGTCATATGGAATTTGA
- the xseB gene encoding exodeoxyribonuclease VII small subunit yields MEFEKNMQRLSEIVARLEQGDLTLEESVALYEEGVKLSAACSQALEQAKLKVTIQQEGKTS; encoded by the coding sequence ATGGAATTTGAAAAGAATATGCAGCGTTTGTCAGAAATTGTAGCCAGGCTGGAACAGGGCGATCTGACTCTGGAGGAGTCGGTTGCATTGTACGAAGAGGGCGTGAAGCTCAGTGCCGCATGCAGTCAGGCTCTGGAACAGGCAAAGCTGAAGGTAACCATTCAACAGGAGGGCAAAACGTCATGA
- a CDS encoding polyprenyl synthetase family protein — translation MNETNLRQMESDIEWIERELQHCCRTKPETNPQAKVLEAMRYSLEAGGKRIRPLLVLAFCRACGGDVQKALKPALAIEMIHTYSLIHDDLPAMDDDDYRRGRLSCHKAFDEATAILAGDALNVLPFELLSTDTTLPAETRVSLIAELANAAGAEGMIGGQVIDIANETRTDVDQNNLVNMYAHKTGALIRVACTMGCMVAGANDKMLTAATEYAQRLGLAFQIVDDILDVTGTPELLGKPIGSDAAHHKTTFVTLLGLEGAKAEASRLTEEALRLLEDIPEHQFLTDLTEALLNRNY, via the coding sequence ATGAACGAAACAAATCTGCGTCAGATGGAATCGGATATAGAATGGATCGAACGGGAATTGCAGCATTGCTGCCGTACCAAGCCGGAAACCAATCCACAGGCAAAGGTGCTGGAGGCAATGCGGTATTCTCTGGAGGCAGGCGGCAAGCGGATTCGTCCTTTGCTGGTGCTGGCTTTTTGCCGTGCCTGCGGCGGAGATGTGCAGAAGGCGCTGAAACCGGCTCTTGCCATTGAGATGATACATACCTATTCGCTGATCCACGATGATCTGCCGGCCATGGATGACGATGACTACCGCCGGGGTAGGCTTTCCTGCCATAAAGCGTTTGATGAAGCCACTGCCATTCTGGCTGGGGATGCGCTGAACGTGCTGCCCTTTGAGCTGCTTTCCACGGATACCACATTGCCGGCGGAAACGCGTGTGTCCCTGATCGCTGAGCTGGCAAACGCAGCCGGTGCAGAGGGCATGATCGGCGGACAGGTAATCGACATTGCCAACGAGACTCGCACGGATGTGGATCAGAACAACCTGGTGAACATGTATGCGCACAAGACCGGCGCACTGATCCGGGTTGCATGCACCATGGGTTGTATGGTAGCCGGGGCAAATGACAAAATGCTGACTGCTGCTACGGAATACGCACAGCGGCTGGGACTTGCGTTCCAGATCGTGGATGATATTCTGGATGTGACCGGTACACCGGAGCTGTTGGGCAAGCCCATCGGCAGCGATGCAGCCCACCACAAGACTACATTTGTGACCCTGTTGGGGCTGGAAGGTGCCAAGGCGGAAGCATCCCGTTTGACGGAGGAGGCACTGCGGCTGCTGGAGGATATTCCGGAGCACCAGTTCCTGACAGATCTGACAGAAGCGCTGCTTAACCGCAATTACTGA
- a CDS encoding divergent PAP2 family protein, with protein sequence KYNAVLCAGILGWGVAQILKFLLYAIANHAARLERLVGSGGMPSSHSGMVCAALVATGRVCGVDAPLFGVMFLFACIVMYDAMNVRQAAGLHAKILNDLKRRFADPQKSDRPDKELKEFLGHTPLEVFCGALLGIALGFVVPV encoded by the coding sequence TGAAGTATAATGCTGTTCTTTGCGCAGGGATTCTGGGATGGGGCGTTGCGCAGATTCTCAAATTCCTGCTGTATGCAATTGCAAACCATGCTGCCCGGCTGGAGCGGCTGGTGGGTTCCGGGGGCATGCCCAGTTCCCATTCCGGCATGGTCTGTGCTGCACTGGTGGCAACCGGGCGCGTCTGCGGCGTGGACGCACCCTTGTTTGGGGTGATGTTTCTGTTTGCCTGTATCGTCATGTATGATGCCATGAACGTGCGGCAGGCTGCCGGTTTACATGCAAAAATTTTGAATGATCTCAAGCGACGCTTTGCCGATCCGCAGAAATCGGATCGTCCGGACAAGGAACTCAAGGAGTTTCTGGGGCATACCCCGTTGGAGGTGTTCTGCGGGGCATTGCTTGGCATCGCACTCGGCTTTGTGGTTCCCGTATAG
- the dxs gene encoding 1-deoxy-D-xylulose-5-phosphate synthase → MDKLKKMESKKIMEAQESVHLADLHLPEDLRDLSYTQCRQLCCEIRTTLVNTVSKTGGHLASNLGVVELTMALHRCFHSPEDKIVWDVGHQSYTHKLLTGRLDRFPTLRQENGISGFPKPSESEHDAFVSGHSSTSISVACGMAASMRLNQQDHYAVAVIGDGAMTGGMVYEGLNNGGKVPDNLIVILNDNHMSISKNVGALAKYLASIRGKEGYVKTKWAVERTLDKTPVLGKPLAKVLKTSKDTLRNTLYHQSTLFDNLGFVYLGPVNGHNLEELEEVLQVAKSYHRPVLVHVNTVKGKGYMPAEKNPGEYHGISKFDVMTGNPEVSVDTCFSTVFGQELARLGREDQRICAITAAMKYGTGLQFFASECRDRFFDVGIAEQHAVTFAASLASMGHLPVFAVYSSFLQRAYDQLLHDVAISNLHVVLGIDRAGIVGEDGETHQGLFDVSLVSSIPNSTIYAPLCYEELRTCLKKALYEDKGLVCIRYPRGVDQSEPAFREPSLTLSHYRKGGRILLVTYGRIFNEMVRAQVALAAEGICCDMLRLTRIFPLLPQAVAAMQEYDQVIFFEEGVKTGGIASQVGDALLESGFRGRYSSVAVQGFVKQASVAGSLEHAGLSASKMSDYVKGAVHGHAT, encoded by the coding sequence ATGGATAAGCTGAAAAAGATGGAATCAAAAAAAATTATGGAGGCGCAGGAATCGGTGCATCTGGCGGATCTGCATCTGCCGGAGGATCTGCGGGACTTGAGTTATACCCAGTGCAGACAGCTTTGCTGTGAGATCCGCACCACTCTGGTCAATACGGTTTCCAAGACCGGGGGACACCTGGCGTCCAATCTGGGCGTGGTGGAGCTGACCATGGCGCTGCATCGCTGCTTTCACTCTCCGGAGGATAAAATCGTCTGGGACGTGGGGCATCAAAGCTATACCCACAAGCTGTTGACGGGGAGATTGGATCGTTTCCCCACCCTGCGGCAGGAAAACGGCATTTCCGGCTTTCCCAAGCCTTCTGAATCTGAGCATGATGCCTTTGTCAGCGGTCATAGCTCTACCTCCATTTCTGTAGCCTGTGGTATGGCTGCGTCCATGCGGCTGAATCAGCAGGATCACTACGCAGTAGCGGTCATCGGAGATGGTGCCATGACCGGCGGTATGGTTTATGAAGGATTGAACAACGGCGGGAAGGTGCCGGATAATCTGATCGTGATCCTGAATGACAATCATATGTCCATTTCCAAAAACGTGGGGGCGTTGGCAAAATATCTTGCCTCCATCCGGGGCAAGGAGGGCTACGTCAAGACCAAGTGGGCGGTGGAGCGCACATTGGACAAGACGCCGGTTCTGGGAAAGCCCCTGGCAAAGGTGCTGAAAACCTCCAAGGACACCCTGCGTAATACCCTGTATCATCAGTCCACGCTGTTTGACAACCTGGGTTTTGTATACCTTGGCCCGGTGAACGGGCACAACCTGGAGGAACTGGAGGAGGTACTCCAGGTCGCAAAAAGCTATCACCGTCCCGTGTTGGTGCATGTAAACACGGTGAAGGGCAAGGGCTACATGCCGGCGGAAAAGAATCCGGGAGAGTATCACGGCATCTCCAAGTTTGATGTCATGACCGGAAATCCGGAGGTTTCGGTGGATACATGTTTTTCCACTGTGTTCGGGCAGGAGCTTGCTCGGCTGGGCAGGGAGGATCAGCGAATCTGCGCCATTACCGCTGCCATGAAATACGGCACCGGGCTTCAGTTTTTTGCTTCGGAATGTCGGGATCGGTTCTTTGATGTGGGTATTGCAGAGCAGCATGCAGTGACATTTGCCGCCTCCCTTGCATCCATGGGGCATCTGCCAGTATTTGCTGTGTATTCCTCCTTTTTACAGCGTGCCTATGACCAGCTGCTTCACGATGTTGCCATCAGCAACCTGCATGTGGTGTTGGGCATTGACCGTGCCGGCATCGTCGGGGAGGACGGAGAGACCCATCAGGGTCTGTTTGATGTTTCCCTGGTATCTTCCATCCCTAATTCTACGATCTATGCGCCCCTTTGCTATGAGGAACTGCGTACATGTCTGAAAAAGGCGCTGTATGAGGACAAGGGGCTTGTCTGTATCCGGTATCCTCGTGGTGTGGATCAGTCCGAGCCTGCTTTCCGTGAACCTTCTCTCACCCTGTCCCATTATCGAAAGGGTGGCAGGATTCTGCTGGTGACTTATGGTCGGATCTTCAACGAGATGGTTCGTGCCCAGGTTGCCCTGGCGGCAGAAGGAATCTGCTGTGACATGCTGCGGTTGACCCGGATTTTCCCGCTTTTGCCCCAGGCTGTTGCAGCGATGCAGGAATACGATCAGGTGATCTTTTTTGAGGAAGGGGTCAAAACCGGCGGCATTGCTTCCCAGGTGGGGGATGCATTGCTGGAATCCGGCTTTAGAGGACGATATTCCTCTGTTGCGGTACAGGGCTTTGTGAAACAGGCGTCTGTTGCCGGTAGTCTGGAGCATGCAGGACTGTCTGCCTCAAAAATGTCGGATTATGTAAAAGGAGCGGTTCATGGGCATGCGACTTGA
- a CDS encoding TlyA family RNA methyltransferase codes for MGMRLDSRLVTLGLASSRARAKELICGGQITVNGVPARKASAEVSDSDEILCTGGQLPFVGRGGLKLAHGVEQFHISLAGLTCLDIGASTGGFTDCMLQNGAARVYALDVGHDQLAQKLRRDLRVVNLEGVNIRDVRPEEFPSFDFIGTDVSFLSLGYVFPAATRLLKAGGTMIALIKPQFEAGPKALNKHGVVKQPKDHLHSIESVLASAQQHHFSIQGLIPSPIRGGSGNREYLLYLKKGGISRMPDAAAVVRCAFEAE; via the coding sequence ATGGGCATGCGACTTGACAGCCGGCTTGTGACCCTTGGGCTGGCTTCCAGCCGTGCCAGAGCCAAGGAACTGATCTGCGGCGGACAGATCACGGTAAACGGCGTGCCTGCAAGGAAAGCTTCTGCTGAAGTATCCGATTCGGATGAGATTCTCTGTACCGGCGGTCAGCTGCCTTTTGTGGGCAGAGGCGGCTTGAAGCTTGCTCACGGGGTGGAACAGTTCCATATATCCCTTGCCGGGCTGACCTGCCTGGATATCGGTGCATCCACCGGCGGCTTTACGGACTGCATGCTACAAAATGGTGCTGCAAGGGTGTATGCCCTGGACGTGGGGCACGATCAGCTTGCCCAGAAGCTCCGGCGGGATCTCCGGGTGGTGAACCTGGAGGGGGTGAACATCCGGGATGTGCGTCCGGAGGAGTTTCCGTCCTTTGATTTTATTGGTACGGATGTTTCCTTCCTGTCCCTTGGGTATGTATTTCCGGCAGCGACCCGGCTTCTGAAGGCGGGTGGAACCATGATCGCCCTCATTAAGCCGCAGTTTGAAGCAGGCCCCAAGGCACTCAATAAGCATGGAGTGGTCAAGCAGCCCAAGGATCATTTACACAGCATCGAATCAGTGCTTGCATCGGCACAGCAGCATCATTTCTCCATACAAGGGCTGATCCCGTCTCCGATCCGGGGCGGCAGCGGCAACCGGGAATATCTGCTGTATCTGAAAAAGGGCGGGATATCCCGGATGCCGGATGCGGCGGCGGTGGTCAGATGTGCCTTTGAGGCAGAATGA
- a CDS encoding NAD(+)/NADH kinase, whose protein sequence is MKVVIYPNFRKQYAPEVTRAVCQALHQMGLEIGVDQIHRNALGDISYIDFGDLCEMAEQAEFAIAIGGDGTILKCARKLMRSDVKLLGINTGRLGFMAALESDELDQLPRLLTGEYRVSQRMMLRAALWREGKEIGVYTALNDVYASRYGGRMSDFSVYADDSLIGRYRADGVVFSTPTGSTAYSLSAGGPIIEPDLSCIEMTLICPHSLFARPVLFSADRRITLVPEHYKTATLSLSADGNESVEMQPEDRVVLTRSSHTVSLVEMTDSHFFDSLNGKMMHALKE, encoded by the coding sequence ATGAAAGTCGTAATCTATCCGAATTTCCGAAAGCAGTATGCGCCGGAGGTGACACGGGCGGTCTGTCAGGCTCTGCATCAGATGGGGCTGGAGATCGGCGTGGATCAGATCCACCGGAATGCTCTTGGGGATATTTCTTACATTGACTTTGGTGATCTGTGTGAGATGGCAGAGCAGGCGGAATTTGCGATTGCCATTGGCGGCGATGGAACTATATTAAAATGTGCCAGAAAGCTGATGCGTTCTGACGTGAAGCTGCTGGGGATCAACACCGGCAGACTGGGCTTTATGGCAGCCCTGGAATCGGATGAGCTGGATCAGCTGCCCCGGCTGCTGACCGGGGAGTACCGGGTCAGTCAGCGGATGATGCTTCGGGCAGCCCTTTGGCGGGAAGGGAAGGAGATCGGCGTATATACTGCGCTCAATGACGTATATGCTTCCCGGTACGGAGGCAGAATGTCGGACTTTTCCGTGTATGCGGACGATTCCCTCATCGGCAGGTACCGGGCGGACGGAGTTGTATTCAGTACACCCACCGGTTCCACTGCATATTCCCTGTCCGCAGGGGGGCCCATCATTGAGCCGGATCTGTCCTGCATTGAAATGACGCTGATCTGTCCTCACTCGCTTTTTGCCCGGCCGGTATTGTTTTCGGCGGATCGACGGATCACTCTTGTACCGGAGCATTACAAGACCGCTACACTGAGCCTGAGTGCAGATGGCAATGAGTCGGTGGAAATGCAGCCGGAGGATCGGGTGGTGCTCACTCGTTCCAGCCACACAGTTTCTCTGGTTGAAATGACGGACAGTCACTTTTTTGATTCACTGAACGGCAAGATGATGCACGCTTTGAAGGAATAA
- a CDS encoding arginine repressor, with translation MKNRRQKKILELIAAADVDTQEALQKMLINCGFPVTQATISRDIRELKLMKTSAPNGGYRYVTPDSSTARRSLLTDTVIGVDYAMNTVVIKCHTGMAQAACAALDMMQHADIVGTLAGDDTIFVLTRTEQNAADLTEALKAMIWG, from the coding sequence ATGAAAAACAGACGACAGAAAAAAATTCTGGAGCTGATTGCTGCGGCGGATGTGGATACCCAGGAGGCTTTGCAGAAAATGCTCATCAACTGTGGCTTTCCGGTGACCCAGGCAACCATATCCAGGGACATCCGGGAACTGAAACTGATGAAGACAAGCGCTCCCAATGGAGGATACCGCTATGTGACGCCGGACAGCAGTACCGCAAGACGAAGCCTACTGACGGATACAGTGATCGGCGTGGATTATGCCATGAACACAGTGGTGATCAAATGCCACACCGGCATGGCTCAGGCGGCATGTGCCGCGCTGGACATGATGCAGCATGCAGACATTGTGGGAACCCTTGCCGGAGATGATACGATTTTTGTTCTCACCCGTACAGAGCAGAATGCGGCTGATCTGACGGAAGCATTAAAAGCTATGATTTGGGGGTAA
- the recN gene encoding DNA repair protein RecN, which produces MLKELYIENLAVIARAAIPFDTKLNVFTGETGAGKSILIHGINAVLGQRVTKDLVRTGCDRAVITALFTDLSDATRQVLDDLGISYEEDGITLTREILADGGSVARINQRTATVSALREIGSTLITIHGQHDNQILLEPERHLHILDAFGGDTSRLADYQDSFRELQSLARRLGTLRKAEQNQEQRMQYLRTLVRDVGALELASGEDAELEAEYQVLLHGKQIAQSMQNALALLNEPEAGLEQLQTAEEQLQDGAVLYPAMGTLAERMTAVRIETEDIASELSDLLDGLDLDGARFAQVSARRDAIAALKRRYQCDAEELLQKYEAAVQELQSYSSAAEEIRGLTEQKSALLQVVTEKAKALSNYRATLAKQFVQRVGQELAFLDMPQVQLAVQFTPGKLTMHGMETAEFLISANAGEPPKPIAKIASGGELSRMMLALKAVVGDRDEIPTMIFDEIDTGVSGRAAQKIGIKLRQIGSMRQVLCVTHLSQIAVMAEHHLLIEKRTVQNRTETSVTVLDFAGRVREIARIMGGENPSRLMLETAEAELRSAMQKP; this is translated from the coding sequence ATGCTCAAGGAGCTGTATATTGAGAATCTGGCAGTGATCGCCCGTGCCGCCATTCCTTTTGATACCAAGCTGAATGTGTTTACCGGTGAAACCGGCGCCGGGAAATCCATTCTCATTCACGGGATCAATGCGGTACTTGGCCAGCGTGTAACCAAGGATCTTGTCCGGACCGGCTGCGACCGGGCAGTCATCACTGCTCTGTTTACGGATCTGTCGGATGCTACCCGTCAGGTGCTGGATGACCTGGGGATCTCCTATGAAGAGGATGGGATTACCTTGACCAGAGAAATTCTGGCGGACGGGGGGAGCGTAGCACGGATCAATCAGCGAACCGCTACGGTATCCGCACTCCGGGAGATCGGCAGTACGCTGATTACCATTCACGGGCAGCACGACAACCAGATTCTTTTAGAACCGGAGCGGCATTTGCACATTCTGGATGCTTTTGGCGGTGACACCAGCAGGCTTGCAGATTATCAGGACAGCTTCCGGGAGCTGCAATCCCTGGCACGGCGTCTGGGTACCCTGCGGAAAGCGGAGCAGAACCAGGAGCAGCGGATGCAGTACCTGCGCACTTTGGTGCGGGATGTCGGAGCTTTGGAGCTTGCTTCCGGGGAGGATGCGGAACTGGAGGCGGAATATCAGGTTCTGCTCCACGGCAAGCAGATTGCCCAGAGCATGCAGAATGCCCTTGCACTGCTCAATGAGCCGGAGGCGGGTCTGGAGCAGCTTCAGACAGCGGAGGAGCAGCTTCAGGATGGAGCTGTCTTGTATCCGGCAATGGGTACCTTGGCTGAACGGATGACCGCAGTGCGCATTGAAACAGAGGATATCGCCTCCGAGCTTTCGGATCTGTTGGATGGGCTGGATCTGGATGGTGCCCGTTTTGCACAGGTCAGTGCCCGGCGGGATGCCATTGCAGCGCTTAAGCGTCGGTATCAGTGCGATGCAGAGGAGCTTCTGCAAAAATATGAGGCGGCAGTGCAGGAGTTGCAGAGCTATTCCAGTGCTGCAGAGGAGATCCGGGGACTGACGGAGCAAAAGTCCGCATTGCTCCAGGTCGTCACGGAAAAGGCGAAGGCGCTTTCCAATTACCGGGCGACCCTGGCAAAGCAGTTTGTGCAGCGCGTGGGGCAGGAGCTTGCGTTTCTGGACATGCCCCAGGTACAGCTGGCAGTACAGTTTACGCCGGGTAAGCTGACCATGCATGGCATGGAAACTGCGGAGTTTTTGATCTCCGCCAATGCGGGAGAACCCCCGAAGCCCATTGCCAAGATCGCATCCGGAGGCGAGCTGTCCCGAATGATGCTGGCACTGAAGGCGGTGGTAGGAGATCGGGACGAGATCCCCACCATGATCTTTGATGAGATCGATACCGGCGTCAGCGGCAGGGCGGCACAGAAGATCGGTATCAAGCTGCGGCAGATCGGCAGCATGCGGCAGGTGCTTTGTGTGACCCATCTGTCCCAGATCGCAGTCATGGCGGAGCATCATTTGCTGATTGAAAAGCGTACAGTGCAGAACCGGACGGAAACCTCGGTTACGGTGCTGGACTTTGCCGGACGTGTGCGGGAAATCGCACGGATTATGGGTGGCGAGAATCCCAGCAGGTTGATGCTGGAAACAGCAGAGGCAGAGCTGCGCTCCGCAATGCAGAAGCCGTAG
- a CDS encoding RNA polymerase sigma factor, with the protein MLGVYMALLETEEDRERFDKLYRQHREQLFRIALSVMKDICSAEDVVSEVFMIIAKNFSALRKKTDRELFGYIAIITRNRAIDIYRRQKSEAETVTFDEAYSQTELMQNAPTGETDEAVKLILRLSEEHRDILILKYYYGFSMHEVADMLKLPYDTVKSRMKRAKKLLKDELNKAAKKA; encoded by the coding sequence ATGTTAGGCGTATACATGGCGTTGCTGGAGACGGAGGAGGACCGGGAACGGTTTGACAAGCTCTACCGCCAACATCGGGAGCAGCTGTTTCGGATTGCATTGAGCGTGATGAAGGATATTTGTTCAGCGGAGGATGTTGTTTCTGAAGTTTTCATGATCATTGCAAAAAACTTTTCAGCACTCCGGAAAAAAACAGACCGGGAGTTGTTTGGATATATTGCGATCATCACCCGGAATCGGGCGATCGATATATATCGGCGGCAAAAAAGTGAAGCGGAAACCGTTACCTTTGATGAGGCATACAGCCAAACAGAACTTATGCAGAATGCACCTACCGGAGAAACGGATGAAGCGGTGAAGCTGATTCTGCGGCTTTCTGAAGAACATCGGGATATTCTGATACTGAAGTATTACTACGGTTTTTCTATGCATGAGGTTGCGGACATGTTGAAGCTGCCCTATGATACGGTCAAGTCCCGGATGAAACGTGCCAAAAAGTTGTTGAAGGATGAATTGAACAAAGCGGCAAAAAAAGCCTGA